From Cannabis sativa cultivar Pink pepper isolate KNU-18-1 chromosome 8, ASM2916894v1, whole genome shotgun sequence, a single genomic window includes:
- the LOC133030427 gene encoding uncharacterized protein LOC133030427, whose translation MADLQVTLLPSPTPVLKEAWSPPPPDWIKLNCDVKVGDNSMCIAVVARDHVGRVFRVQTAREDFSDALCGEAAACCLAVSVALEIGAKFVIVENDSSVVINALNGKVSRWAIDNYVSFCTKNSPSFISCNFIYVRRTCNFAAHNVARWAFAHQVFGSIPVSDLPNNILCNDREV comes from the exons ATGGCAG ACTTACAGGTTACTTTGCTCCCTAGTCCCACCCCTGTTCTAAAAGAAGCTTGGTCCCCTCCTCCTCCGGATTGGATTAAGCTGAATTGTGATGTCAAGGTGGGAGATAATAGTATGTGTATTGCTGTTGTTGCTAGAGATCATGTTGGCAGAGTCTTTAGAGTTCAGACTGCTCGGGAAGATTTCTCGGATGCTCTCTGTGGAGAAGCTGCGGCCTGCTGCCTGGCGGTCTCCGTAGCCTTAGAGATTGGTGCTAAATTTGTGATTGTGGAGAATGACTCGAGTGTGGTTATCAATGCTCTCAACGGGAAGGTTTCTCGCTGGGCTATTGATAACTATGTCTCATTTTGTACTAAGAATTCTCCTTCTTTTATTAGTTGTAACTTTATTTATGTCAGAAGAACTTGTAATTTCGCCGCTCATAATGTGGCTAGATGGGCGTTTGCTCATCAGGTTTTTGGGTCTATCCCGGTTTCGGATTTACCAAACAATATCTTGTGTAACGACCGCGAGGTCTAA